The sequence CATATATCAAGACTtcataaaaaggggaaattgaTAAATGTCTCTAATtaggatctcaaaaattaaaaaataatagaaaaagaaatcaataaatatcaaatctttcttgtttttctcaaaaatcaCTCCAAGGTAAGAAAGAGATCATTTCAAATCCTCCTAGAGGAGTAGTAAATGATGAAGATAAGAAACCAGGCATCTCCGAGTGCAGACTGCTGATGCTGATCACAGTAAAATATGGGAAGGATCTACAGTGGATTCAGCAGAGACCTTAATGAGTAAAGCTACTTAATTTGGAATATGACAGGAACGTAGCAACAATAATTGCACATATACATTTGTAAGTAGAAAGATGAGTAGATACCCACCAGAGAGGCCTGATTTATAGATCGGAGAACTTTAATCCTACCACCTCTGCCATCAGCTCCCACAGAAATCAAATCACCTGAATTTGCACCTGATCCTTGCAACCCTGTAGATCCCTTGTTCTGAACCTTCTTACACCATTTTCCCAAGTGCCTGTTTGTTCCATCAGGGCCTAATAATCCACCGTAGAAGCAATGGTCTCCTGAAATTTTAGACTTACAATGTCAAGAGAGCCTTCTTATGGAGTAATTTTCTTTTCCATAAGGAGGAAATGAATTTCACGACTCCCTCGAGAAAAATCAAAGCAAAGGGTAAAGAGAAGCAATGGCcgattcatatatataatcaaacAAAGGGTAAAGTGAATTACGATCATTTGTAAACAGATAATTATTGCAATTCTTCTTCATCTAAACATCCAACGAATTTGCCAGCCCACCAACATCAAAGATGTGAGagcaagagagagagagagaacctATTTCGGCAAGTGAAGTTGGAGCTGAAGTTCCTTTTCTAATGTGAAATGAGGGCTCACCCTGAGTAAAGTCTTTTAGAGGGAGAAGATCATCGTCATCAAGAATAGTTACAGGTGACATGTTAACTGCACTGTTCTTGCCACAATTCTTTAAGCCTGAGAGTTCATCCTTGTTATCTGATGCCTTTACTTGAGTTGCATCTGCAGTCCCTGAACTTACCTTCAATCTTGATAAAATATTCTCATGGACTGCCTTCTTATGGTCAACTAGTGGATTCAGTTTTCGATTTGATACTTGATGCATACAACTGGAAGTCTCAAAAATGCCACCATCCTTATTTTCCTGAAAAGGGATTTTCTCCCGATTATCTTGGTCAAGACAACTAGTTATGATACGATCTGTGGTATCTTTTTCACTCACATCACTAAACATAACCTTCCGTTTTTCCCCTCGACGAGAATCATGACCATAGCCAGTGACCGGATGCAAATGCACTACTGTATCGGCAAGTTCCTTTTTCTGATTCTCGTATGAGCATTTGACAGCTTTCAGTTCTTTACTAACATCTTTTCCAGATTCAACTTCAAAGTTCTTGGAAGCTCTCAAAGTTCTCAAATTTTCATTGTCTCTTGCTTCAACAGCCATCTCAAGCTCTTGGACCCTTGCCTATTAATATTAGCACATTGAAGCATCTTCAAAGCTCAAAGTGAAATTAACAAAATTGGATTGACCAGGACATCAAGCACTTACCTTGAGCTTATCTATCTTCTCTATAGCCTTCTCAAGCTTACTAAGAGAACGCGCCTCCCCCCTCCCAAGGGTGTTGCACTTGGTCATCAATTCTTTGTAACTCCTGCCAGAAGCACACAGTAGTAGTCTTGCATCAAACTTACAGCTTGAAGATAAAGAATGCTGATGTGCCAGATAGAAGCAGACCAGAGTAAACCACAAACTGTACATCTCAAAACACTGGAAAATAACTTAACAATGTAAAAAGATGAGCATTTTAGGGGAAGGATCAGCTGGTGGGAAAATTTTCAGATCTCAATCACaaaacttctctttttttttttgttttgacgACAAGGGAAACCCACAAGTGCTACCCTTTGGGTAAAACCCctgctcctatgcaatagctcgcaaaccacataggagaggtaacccgcactaggcaagcctggtgcgacgagctcgacccagaaggcaaaccccttgttTTTGCTGGCAACGGGTTTCAAACTTGTGCTCAAATTACTGGGCCACCCCGAAAGGTAATCACAAAACTTCTTAAATCAGTTTCCCCCATAATACTTTAAAGGATATCCTAACAAGTCCACAGACAAATTTACAATATATAACTTACTCCGCCCAAATTTATCTTATTAATAGTCgttgaagaaaataattaaattcagaATACTAGTCAGTATctctactaaaaaaaattaacaactaTAATTACCTATAGAGCAGAAAGAAGCcactaatatttttgaaatagcaCTACTTCCATGTAAGCATGACATAATGCGCAAGAACTCTAATTTTGCAGACTAGAAGTTCTAGTCCAACTATCTTTCAGACTTTACCACTCTGTTGGATGTAAAGAGTCCTAAGGGAAGCGGGGCTTTGATAGAGTTTCTAGGTTGAAgcttatttattaatatgtagACCTTCATATTCCAACATGCATATTCTGGTATCATGTCAACTATGACTTGCCTGAGCTCAAGCAGAAAACAAATATGATGTGTAACATGTAGttcatttcataaataaaagcaactccaaaaataaaatattacttgTTACGGATGACCAATGACTTTTTCAAGACGTCAATCGTCTCTTTACTGTTGGCCTGATTGCCCAATGAAGCAAGCTTCAGGACTTCTTCTTCCCCCAAGTTCACATCACAGACTCTAAAGACAAGAACATATATGAGAAGTCGTAACAAATTCTAATAcaacaaaaatatgatataaatgctTGTTTCCTTAATATAATTCACTTACAGCTTGAGTGCTGCAAGCTCTTTAGCTAGGGCCATACTTCTTTCTTGCAGTCGTCTGCATTCCAAGGTTGATTGATCAAGCTCCTGCAATACGAATTCTCCCAGCACATAGAACTTGTAAGAGTACATTTTTTCCCACTAGAAGGCATTCAGTGCAAGCATGCAATGCACAAATTTATTTGCAATAAATCAAGAGTCAAAACATGTACCTGAGATTTTACATGAAGTAACTGCTGACTGGCTGTCTTCTGTTTTTTAGCTTCGTTCTTTAAAGCCACTTCtactttcaactgctctttgcAACTGAACAACTGAAAATTTCCCAGTACTAGCAAGATTAGTTGAGGGAAAGAAAGTTTTGAGAAGTCTTAGGAGGGATGAATGTGTAGGCAGATATTCTGACATAAATATCTCTCAGAACACTTGGCTGTACAAGGTATGCATCAGCAATCACCACGGGACATTACCTGAACTGGTCTATTTGCTCCCAAGAAACTTTTATGGTTTTGAGCAGAATATCACTGTTCAAATCATTATCCTAATGTTTTGGGTTCCACAACAATTTGAACACAAAAATTCCTAGTTCTCAACCCACTTCATTGAACACTAGGTCACGCCCATGGGTGCCTAATTGTTTTCTCTTGCTGTGAACATGTATACTATATTTAGAGACTAAACAGTCTTATCATTCCCTTCAATACCtcaaatttttagttttgagCTTGGTGGAGTAAAATATCTGGGAATGTACTTGTATTTTTCTGGAATCAAAAACTATCAAACATgtaatgaaaacaaaaataaaaaaatgtctcAACTAGAAAACAGATATGCAAACTTCTACAATCACCTCTTTCTACAAATGGAATACTACAATTCTAATCCTTTTTTAGTCAGATTAACAACTTTAATCCAGTCCCATTTCATGAATAGAAATAAAGTACAGTGAATACCATAACCAGTACGCAACTCTAAGCTCTGTATACTGCAAATTCAAGGCAATCAAAACAGGAAAAGGATGAACCATTTACCTCAGCATTAACTTCTTTGATATCTTTTTGTTGCTGTTCCAGAGTAGAAACCAGTTTTAAGACTTTCCCCTCTAACCTTTTGACCTCATTTTGTAATTCACAGGGAGGCCCCCCTTCAACGTCATGTGGTTGCTGGGAAAGACTAGGATCATTTGGATCACCAACTGATTGAAAAAAAAGCCTATGTGTGTTTTTCTCTGTACAAGTCTGTTTGCAAACTGGacaattcttcttttttccatttGTACAATACTCAAACCATTGCTGCAGACTGATTTTTACAACCATAACATGTGAGGCAGAAGCAACTATAGAGacacaataaaaaaatgaacCCAAATAGAcaagttgagaaaaaaaattataatttaatggTGCAAAATACCATTGCACCACTCTTCCTTATGGCATTGGTGTAAAAgttatataaacacataatctcTCACACACACCAGCTGCCAAAGCTCTACATCCACCACTATACAGAGGCATATTTATAGGACAGTAGACTTGACTAGATTAACGTTAATGCTATTCATCTTTTCACATCATAGAAGCCGATCAGATGGATTTATCCGTAAAAACAAGAAACATTTGTAAAGGACATATTATCAGACTTCAAAATTTGCATAAACAACTTCTATAAACTGGTCTAACAATAGCCACTTTCAAATAAAACTCCAAGAACAAATGGGAGAAATTTCATAAAAAGTAGGAGTACAATTTTAGGTAATAACTTTAACCAAATGCAACCCAAAACACATTTAACCAAATCTAGTCTCagtattttcaatttaaatttaagtaCTATCCAAACCAAGGATATCTAATACATTTTCCACATACAATTTTTAATCAAGTAAATCCAAACCAAGAATACTAATACAAGTTGGTACCTTTTTCAATCCTTAACCAAGTATAATCCAGCCCACTGATACCCCGTAGAAGTCCCCAagtattttcattcttttaccGAATGAAATCAAAACCAAAGTTAAGTTGGTACCTTTTTCATTGATGTGCAAAAAGAACGAATTTAGTTAAAGAAATGATCTTTAACCAGGGTACCCGACACAAGTCATGAAACATTTTACAACATTCCTATGAATACCACAAGTGGAGTCAGGGGAGTATGGCGTGTACGCAACCTTATCCATGCCATGTGAATATAGGGAATTTGTTTCAGATAGATACTCAGCTAAGATACAAAGCATTTCAGTTTTTAACCCAATAAAACCCAAACCAAGATACCCATCCAAGCTttgaaacattttcaaattaatttaagtgCAACTCAAACAAGAATTCGCAACACAGGTCATAtacatttaaacaaattaaaggtACCCAAAACAAGACTTCAACTATTTTCAAttcttaactaattaaaatcaaaatccaGAATACCCAACTCAaatcttgaaataattttactaatGCAACATCAATAGCCGCAAATTAGAAACCAAAATCTCAAGAAACGGGAGTGTACCCAAATACATAACTCACCAGAGCTCGTGAAAGACATGGCCACAAAGAGAAATTGATTGAAGGTCTTCGACTACAGGTTTGAGATCCTCAAAGCATATTGAACAAATGGTCTTGGCAAATGTGTTGCCTCCTACCATTACTAGCAGCACCTCTTTTCTCTATCTTCTCCTTCTTCAGAAAAGGGAAATTGGGTAATGGTGAGCGCCTGAGCGGGAAGAAGAGGGAAAATTGAATTCAGGCAAATGGTGAAATTTTTTTACTCCTTACACGAGCCCTATTTTTCCctcttcttttgatttttccctCTTATTCCAACAGTATTTATGTCCAAAGTTTTCTCGaaattttttactaatttagTTGGTTGCTCTGAATTTTATTCGATTACTAGCGcggtttttaaaataaatattaaaggattaattttttccaatcaattatatagttttctttattttcaaacataatattatcactttttttaattatatattaattatgaagataGTTTTGAGAGAGTGATAGTACATTATTAATCAATATGTCaagatatattttctttataactttttttgtttggacAAGTATTGAATATGTCTGTacattttattgaaatatcGATGAGTTTGAATCTTTATATTACAGCATATATTTCGGTGtactttttttcttgaatatttatgattatattataaaagGAACTGAAAAATACTAATGAAATACATCTACgtgtttattattctttttcatattgatatgataaaactccttagaatattttgtttttcaaatgttcttgttccttttttcaaatatacaatttaaatttgtatgatttttgcATATATCACatttattgatattttagaCTCTTTAGTTAcatttatataaaaagataaatgttATCACTCGtcaaatatgttttttcataAAGTTATCCAAAATGTTATGTTATTGATTATTaagttttaatatattcaatctcgaatgagaatatttttttttttttaaaagctatTAACTcgtttactatatttttatctatatcttttatatgaattataaagaTATATAGATTTATATAAACTACAAAGAAAATTTCATAGATAATAAACCTCttcacatattatatatatataataataaaattaaaagttaattaaattgaatactCTGATAATAtgcttttatttcaaatatacttcttgCATTCTCAAATTAATGATTGCATCTCtttctatataaaattaatgcatgGACATCCTAATATATAATACTCATaactaaatatattaaatataattttaaattttagtcataaagtttttatgtacaaaattttgtgttttatttttataatgtattaaaaatcaaatcaacttatttaatcacttgtattcatcttttatttaaatttttcaaaacgtacatatttaacaaaaataaattaatttaacaaatacgtgaataaatttttttgacatatatatttgtcctatttttaaatttcataaaatatatataatatatttatattcattattttatttattttgataattataatttaatatacttcaaaagaattataaaaatatgattttaatagtataaaaaaatataaatatttaatattaaagtaTATGCGTGGAGCGCAATTAACATATAAGTAAACCAAAGCAAAAAGATAAAACGTTTCGActcaaaaatttacaaaatcttcaattatggaatcaatattttcatttattagaTTCTGTTTTTCAATGACTtctttcaattcatataaaataaaacgtGAAATAAACAATAGATAAACTAATAtgggataaaaaaaaataaataaaataataaaaacgtAGTTCATCAAATTAcactatttttttcaattgttattttttattttggcaaataaattaaatattttctatcgtagttctttatttttttcttaaaggaATAAGTTGTAATACAAGTTGAGAACTTGTGACATTGTATTGCATGGTTTTAATCAAgttctttcaaaatttatttttaatatatttctttttaagatGAAAGTGCATAACATTCTAATATGGAAGGTCAACATGAGtactaaaaatcaagaaaaaatcaatatgcatatttataacattttgCTCATCATGAGTACattaaatgtaaataaaaatgcatTAACATTCGCCTCAAAAAGGATTGTCTTATTAAGTGGCACACATATTAAGACACCAATTATTATCATATgttagttacaattttaccctttaacttaaaaaatcatGCAATTACtcaagtataataaatgtaCTTTATGGTTTAAAAAACATGCATTACAAATTAGTACTACTTGAatttttctagaattaaataagggcatattaagaaaaaaattgttgtcctttcttgatttcttaaaatggacaagtaaataaggacagatataaaaggaaatatgaacaagtaaataaggacagatataaaaggaaatatgaacaagtaaataagGACAGATGGAGCACTCATTaagaaatacaataaattatCATAAGTTTACACttaacacatttaaaatttgagaGTTATGAGGTGTTATAAAGATtatggaaaaataaatttagagcCTAAGATTCCGTGCGCAAGAATCGATCtcttcaacatgagtaactaaaaaacaagaaaaatcaaTATGCATAATTCATAACATTTTCCTCATCGTGAGTACatcaaatatgaattaaaatacattaacatTTGCTTCAAAAAGAATTGTCTTACAATACACATTTATATAGATATTCATTAAGAACACACAATAATCATAAGtttacacatttaaaatttaaaagttatgaGGAGTTATGGAGATTATGGAAATATAAGCTATGAAGATAAAGTGTTACATATTTCTTAGTTTAATAAGGAAagattaatgaaattaattttaggtAATGCTAAGTTCAAAGTTCTAATTATGATTGTAAGATTAGTTTctccattatttatttaataggaGAAATGAAAAGGTAAGAaacttaaaatgttattaataaaaaaattacaataaaaaaagtGTTCTActccaaattaattttattaatcacAACTTTACATATATTCTCATACGCTTTCATTACTAACTTAAAAAATGCAAACTTTATATGTTTgattaaaacaacaacaatgtaGTGTATTTTTACAAAGTGATATCGGGTGTGCTCAATTAGaatatatcattaaaaatattcaatactaaaaagaatatttattcatttatattgtgattgattactaatataataaaccataccatatatttttagagacaaaaatattcaatagatataaaaaaaagtgttcATAGATAATATACCTTTAATTCAACCATGAAAAAacctaaaatattaattatatatatatacagaaacaaaaaatgtacatcttttcatcttccacgacaacaacaatgaatagaataatcattttttgttcaaaataaagaaataaaataaaagagaacaaaataatacaacaatgaatcttcaaaatgtttgaaaatcattcaaaattttatattactatAACTCTCTAATTCTCTATGCATGATTCTCCAAGATAGTTAAGtttaatttctttcttcattttgttgaaCTTGTACCAAATAATGTGATGAATCTTTCAAGAATATATCTCTGATCTTTATCAAAGTGAAGGTCATATCGTGACATCATCTTTTCTATGTCTTCCttttttattacttaagtacatgattgatgaagaaaataaaaataaaagattatactactaaaaagaaagaatgaagaaataaaaatgaacatgcAACATCTCCGTAGATGATTGgtatttatagataaaatatatcttaaaaatagttaaaagggAATTGAAAAGACATAATATTTAAGTAGAGAATATCAATAGATGAGATTTTTTTGTAACTCATTTcatataattacaatattaaatatgattgaaagaagaaaaaataaatgaagaccATATAGAGTGCCACATCACCTTGTTTTGATTCtcctttattatatatatatatatatatttgaatggTGTGCCTTTCTTATTTCTCCATATCTTACCCcagttaatattattttttctaatgtcaataatttttcttgtttaaagTCATCTTCTCTCCTTTAATTGTAAAACACaaatgattaaattaaattaaaaaatacacataattttattttctttttcattcatcTCAATATAAGTGTTATGATAGTTTATTTCACGTTCTCAGTCTAATATTTTCATCTAAACATAAAATAGGTaatcacaaaattatttatttcaccaTTTATATCATAGCGAAGAGATAAGTTATCTCAAATGCATAGTGAGTTAACTTATCTTAGAATACAGAAGTATCCAATAGGcatattgggttgaattgaagATATTAGAATAGAttgaaattgaaactaaatgttGGGTCTTCACGCACTCAAGTTTATTATGAGCTTAAATGGACGAAAAATCGGGTTGAGTCATACCTCGTCCAATTTGACCCGATTActctcaataattttaacatattatCTTTTAACGTTATAGCCACAATTTGACTTtcaagtcattttttttttaaaaaatttttacAAATGAATAGATAAATCGTAAAAGATATAAAACAGATAGTAATTCATACCTTCAATAAAGcaacataaataatatgaatgcaaataaaaagtcttaaaactaattaaaatcaGAGATCAAATTGGGTTCAATTAAGAATTCTCTTAAAATGGATTAAGATTTGAAATGAATTGAGATTGAACTTCATTCAAATTATCCTAAGTccaacccttaaaattctgAACAAGTTAGATAGTTACGTAGTGTTAATCtcatttttgacacccctacTAGAATAACTAATCTCAtaacaattataatttaaaaataacttattctCTACCAAACGACTCAACCATCGAAAATCTTTATTCTTTATTCTTTGGAGccaattattatatataataatgatgGATTTGTTAGTGTCTACGTGAATGTGTGCATGTGTACCAATCCAATCtgacaaagaaagaaaagaaaagagcagAAAGGAAAGCATTATGTGCAGAGATAATGATGAAGTGAAGCACAAACAAAGGCCCAAAACATCCCTCTTTAATTCAAGTACTCTTAAAACACTTTGAAGTGATTGAGATATGCACCAACACCTCTTATAGTGGCTATTTATGCAACTTAATAATTTTGATCATATAAGGTGTAGTGTGgttcttaaaaaataagaagaaataatatccacataaaaaaaattattacactaTTTGGTTATCTAGTGTTTGGTTACTTTTTTCTTCTACCACATAACATAAAGCATTCTAGCAATGTTAATACTCTAGGTTTGGAGTTTCgttcatgtttttctttttgaaaacaaattcataattaatatacgAATAAGTTATACggagttttttttaaagattatttttaaaaaaatttatatttgtataatataataagAATAACTTAGTTttcgtatttttattttattcctaataattaacttataaccacacaaatatataagatttattttagatcatgaattttaaaaacttaatttatttttaaatttttatacatGATCAAATAATGTCGCATAAGTTAAGACGTAGAAAATACTAATCTAGAGTATCAATCTGCttagttacaaaaaaaaaagggtaaagAGTTTAAAAGTACTCCAACTTTGGTTGGAATTGTTGTTACAATACAAAACTTTACGGAGAATCTTTTACCCAATTGCaatatttaatagtgtattttaaaggtgtATATGTGCCCATGTGGacatattactatttataatgacGCAATATTTATGGTGTCCAAGTGGacatatatataactttaaaatacaatattaaataaagaaggGGTAAAAGGTCTTTTCCAAAGTTTGTGTATTGTTATAGTAATTTCGATCAAAAGTCGAATATACTCAAACctttttcatagaaaaaaagggaaaatgcacaaccccctcaatctatatccgaaatttcagagacacacttatactatactaaggtcctattaccctccaaaacttattttataagtaattttctactccttcTCGACCTGCGtggcactaacttgaaaaaaaaagtcaatcagcgttggacccacaagatagtgacacgtaggccgaaaaggggtagaaaattattagtaaaataagttcatgggggtaataggaccttagtatagtgtaagtgtgtctctgagatttcgggcataggttgaggggatacttgtgcattatcccgaaaaaaataataaaaaatagagaaattccatacattttgatGCTAATTGcatcatttttcaaaagttttctcaattacaaaatttttatatttttcattattttcaaatatattttttagttatttagtaCTCCCATTATAAATAATACACCACTTAATAAGAAATATGTATTCGAGAGAGGATTTTATCAGAAATACTTGTGTTAATTTGCTTGACGTGCCATGCAATAAGAAAGAATAATGATGGGCCTGGTCATTGGGGTTTGGCGGTCTCATCACATGTCGTTGTCCCATATATGGGCCTAACTACTAGTATTCCATACCTAAGCATTAATGTTTGAAATCTAGTCAAATTGGAACAAGCCTTTTCACTTATTATAACTTgataagatataattttttgggaaaattctATTTATGAGAAAcatatttaaacaaataatGTTTTCTAACTATAGTTTACTAATTATgttttatgattataatttaatttgttatgaAAATTTGTGTTTGTACATCTCgattttatgtgttaaaatattatacaaatcgtccatttttaattaataaatatatgagCGCTAAGTAcgataataaagataaaaatgaatcTCCTTATCCACGCTAACATTTTTTTTCCCTAAAATGACTTCTACTACAATACTAGATTCATCATATTAGGAAAGCTCCGTTAAAAGGAGAAATTTATATGTGTTATTTTGTATAcgtataaaaaatttatacattttatagTATGAATTTATCATAGTATGGATatgttttatatgtatattaaattatatatgtgtagGATAATATTTGAATACGTATACAAATGGTTGaatttgtatataatataaACTGTGTATATATACGaattttaatatacatataatgaacatatgatttatatatacaaatatataaaaacacttcaatataaattaaaaatatgcatGTGTAATGAATATGTTATGCAAATATAT comes from Solanum pennellii chromosome 1, SPENNV200 and encodes:
- the LOC107007582 gene encoding uncharacterized protein LOC107007582 isoform X3, producing MVGGNTFAKTICSICFEDLKPVVEDLQSISLCGHVFHELCLQQWFEYCTNGKKKNCPVCKQTCTEKNTHRLFFQSVGDPNDPSLSQQPHDVEGGPPCELQNEVKRLEGKVLKLVSTLEQQQKDIKEVNAELFSCKEQLKVEVALKNEAKKQKTASQQLLHVKSQELDQSTLECRRLQERSMALAKELAALKLVCDVNLGEEEVLKLASLGNQANSKETIDVLKKSLVIRNKSYKELMTKCNTLGRGEARSLSKLEKAIEKIDKLKARVQELEMAVEARDNENLRTLRASKNFEVESGKDVSKELKAVKCSYENQKKELADTVVHLHPVTGYGHDSRRGEKRKVMFSDVSEKDTTDRIITSCLDQDNREKIPFQENKDGGIFETSSCMHQVSNRKLNPLVDHKKAVHENILSRLKVSSGTADATQVKASDNKDELSGLKNCGKNSAVNMSPVTILDDDDLLPLKDFTQGDHCFYGGLLGPDGTNRHLGKWCKKVQNKGSTGLQGSGANSGDLISVGADGRGGRIKVLRSINQASLDKESTESTKRCKSGTKTGSSQSQGCLQIDHFFRRAGQQHL
- the LOC107007582 gene encoding uncharacterized protein LOC107007582 isoform X2, with translation MVGGNTFAKTICSICFEDLKPVVEDLQSISLCGHVFHELCLQQWFEYCTNGKKKNCPVCKQTCTEKNTHRLFFQSVGDPNDPSLSQQPHDVEGGPPCELQNEVKRLEGKVLKLVSTLEQQQKDIKEVNAELFSCKEQLKVEVALKNEAKKQKTASQQLLHVKSQELDQSTLECRRLQERSMALAKELAALKLVCDVNLGEEEVLKLASLGNQANSKETIDVLKKSLVIRNKSYKELMTKCNTLGRGEARSLSKLEKAIEKIDKLKARVQELEMAVEARDNENLRTLRASKNFEVESGKDVSKELKAVKCSYENQKKELADTVVHLHPVTGYGHDSRRGEKRKVMFSDVSEKDTTDRIITSCLDQDNREKIPFQENKDGGIFETSSCMHQVSNRKLNPLVDHKKAVHENILSRLKVSSGTADATQVKASDNKDELSGLKNCGKNSAVNMSPVTILDDDDLLPLKDFTQGEPSFHIRKGTSAPTSLAEIGDHCFYGGLLGPDGTNRHLGKWCKKVQNKGSTGLQGSGANSGDLISVGADGRGGRIKVLRSINQASLILPIFYCDQHQQSALGDAWFLIFIIYYSSRRI
- the LOC107007582 gene encoding uncharacterized protein LOC107007582 isoform X1, which encodes MVGGNTFAKTICSICFEDLKPVVEDLQSISLCGHVFHELCLQQWFEYCTNGKKKNCPVCKQTCTEKNTHRLFFQSVGDPNDPSLSQQPHDVEGGPPCELQNEVKRLEGKVLKLVSTLEQQQKDIKEVNAELFSCKEQLKVEVALKNEAKKQKTASQQLLHVKSQELDQSTLECRRLQERSMALAKELAALKLVCDVNLGEEEVLKLASLGNQANSKETIDVLKKSLVIRNKSYKELMTKCNTLGRGEARSLSKLEKAIEKIDKLKARVQELEMAVEARDNENLRTLRASKNFEVESGKDVSKELKAVKCSYENQKKELADTVVHLHPVTGYGHDSRRGEKRKVMFSDVSEKDTTDRIITSCLDQDNREKIPFQENKDGGIFETSSCMHQVSNRKLNPLVDHKKAVHENILSRLKVSSGTADATQVKASDNKDELSGLKNCGKNSAVNMSPVTILDDDDLLPLKDFTQGEPSFHIRKGTSAPTSLAEIGDHCFYGGLLGPDGTNRHLGKWCKKVQNKGSTGLQGSGANSGDLISVGADGRGGRIKVLRSINQASLDKESTESTKRCKSGTKTGSSQSQGCLQIDHFFRRAGQQHL